One Prodigiosinella aquatilis DNA window includes the following coding sequences:
- a CDS encoding amino acid ABC transporter permease, which produces MTNFDPFSLLQGVYLQWLITGLETTLTLFILCLVSGFILALFLAAMRISGITPLRWFVAIYVEYHRNVPALVQLLLWYFGLSAVLPYTLSEWVNQHGSEFLFAYIALTLNTAAFMSEDLRSGLRAVAKGQMEACRALGLTFPQAMRDVILPQSIRISIPPLISQSLALYKSTSLAMAISVAELTYAAKQIENETFRTFDAFAIVSVIYLLGSLLIVSVGFTCDRLVYRTRSQ; this is translated from the coding sequence ATGACGAATTTTGATCCCTTTTCACTATTGCAGGGTGTTTATCTGCAATGGTTGATAACTGGCCTGGAAACTACACTGACTCTGTTTATTTTATGTTTGGTCTCCGGTTTTATTTTGGCGCTGTTTTTGGCGGCTATGCGTATTTCTGGTATTACGCCTTTAAGATGGTTCGTTGCTATTTATGTTGAATATCATCGTAATGTTCCGGCACTGGTTCAGCTTTTATTATGGTATTTCGGTTTATCCGCCGTATTACCTTATACCTTGTCAGAATGGGTTAATCAGCACGGCAGTGAATTTCTTTTTGCCTATATCGCACTGACGTTGAATACCGCTGCATTTATGTCTGAAGATTTGCGTAGTGGTTTACGTGCGGTCGCGAAGGGTCAAATGGAGGCATGCCGGGCTTTGGGCCTGACTTTCCCTCAGGCTATGCGGGATGTTATTTTACCGCAATCAATCCGTATTTCTATTCCGCCATTAATCAGCCAATCGCTGGCATTGTATAAATCAACCAGTCTGGCAATGGCGATCAGCGTGGCAGAACTGACCTATGCTGCGAAACAGATTGAAAATGAAACCTTCAGAACCTTTGATGCCTTCGCCATCGTCTCTGTCATCTACTTACTGGGTTCGCTGCTGATTGTCAGTGTGGGCTTTACCTGTGACCGTTTAGTGTACCGGACCAGGAGCCAATAG
- a CDS encoding ABC transporter substrate-binding protein, which produces MAKQETSCTLQRKINIGILAGSLFGLLSMANSVSANQLQEIKARGEMVCGTLSTTEPLGFVDPKTRKIIGFDVDICQALADHLGVRMVQKSLSVEARIPELQIGRVDILSAALGYTPERAKQIEFTDSHFQVPLKILVPVAAGYSSLADLNGKRVGMTSGSSSEYWLRKSFPKIQIVTYHDSPSGFLALQQHKVSGLAFAQTSGMRYLQAGKGDFAFIDQPIGWEPNALGIKKGEPEFLAAVNSTLEKMEQDGELETIWNKWLGPQTVYNVKRDHKLEPIEKVKLSTE; this is translated from the coding sequence GTGGCTAAACAAGAAACAAGTTGTACTCTGCAAAGAAAAATCAACATTGGCATACTGGCTGGTTCACTATTTGGCTTGCTCAGCATGGCTAATTCGGTTTCTGCGAATCAACTTCAGGAGATTAAGGCACGGGGTGAAATGGTCTGCGGCACACTTTCCACCACGGAACCGTTAGGTTTTGTCGATCCAAAAACGCGTAAAATCATCGGGTTCGATGTGGATATTTGTCAGGCGCTGGCGGATCACCTGGGTGTCCGGATGGTGCAAAAAAGCCTTTCTGTCGAAGCACGTATCCCGGAATTACAGATTGGACGTGTTGATATTCTTTCTGCTGCGCTGGGATACACTCCCGAACGCGCTAAACAGATTGAATTTACTGATTCGCATTTTCAGGTGCCGTTGAAAATTTTGGTTCCTGTTGCGGCTGGGTACAGCTCGCTGGCTGACTTAAATGGTAAACGTGTCGGGATGACGTCTGGTTCCAGCTCAGAGTACTGGCTGCGTAAATCTTTCCCGAAAATACAGATCGTTACCTATCATGATTCGCCTTCCGGATTCCTGGCGTTGCAGCAGCATAAGGTGAGTGGTCTGGCGTTTGCCCAGACATCGGGTATGCGTTATCTGCAGGCAGGTAAAGGCGATTTTGCTTTTATTGATCAGCCTATCGGCTGGGAACCTAATGCACTGGGTATTAAAAAAGGTGAACCAGAATTTCTGGCGGCAGTAAACAGCACGCTGGAAAAAATGGAGCAGGACGGGGAACTGGAAACTATCTGGAATAAATGGCTGGGGCCGCAAACCGTTTATAACGTAAAACGGGATCACAAACTTGAGCCTATTGAAAAAGTGAAACTCAGTACCGAATAA